The following are encoded in a window of Acetobacteroides hydrogenigenes genomic DNA:
- a CDS encoding NADH-quinone oxidoreductase subunit NuoF yields the protein MSKYKMHILVCGGTGCRASESDAIVANLKKELAAKELENEVQVIMTGCFGFCEKGPIVKIMPDNTFYVQVKPEDVVEIVNEHIIKGRKVMRLLYLDPTSQDHISDSKHMEFYKKQIRIALRNCGFINPENVDEYIARDGYLALGKALTEMKPQDVIDEIKKSGLRGRGGGGFPTGLKWDFASKNKADQKYVVCNADEGDPGAFMDRSILEGDPHSVIEAMALCGYSIGATKGLVYIRAEYPLAIHRLKVAIDQAREYGLLGDDIMGTGFSFDIELRYGAGAFVCGEETALIHSMEGLRGEPTVKPPFPAESGYKAMPTNVNNVETLASVPVILLKGAEWFASIGTEKSKGTKVFALAGKINNVGLIEVPMGTTLREVIFEIGGGIKNGKTFKAVQTGGPSGGCLTEKHLDTPIDFDNLIAAGSMMGSGGMIVMDEDDCMVSVAKFFLEFTVEESCGKCAPCRIGNKRLHELLDRITKGNGTLEDLDRLRNLSHVIKDTALCGLGQTSPNPVLSTLDNFYNEYLDHVNEKKCTAGQCKALMTYVIDPDACVGCTACARNCPVNAIAGERKQPHVINPAICIKCGACIEKCKFNAISIK from the coding sequence ATGTCTAAGTATAAAATGCATATCCTAGTATGCGGTGGTACCGGATGTAGAGCTTCAGAAAGTGATGCAATTGTTGCAAACTTAAAAAAGGAGCTTGCAGCAAAAGAACTCGAGAATGAGGTTCAGGTTATTATGACCGGCTGCTTTGGTTTCTGTGAAAAGGGACCAATTGTTAAGATAATGCCCGATAATACATTCTACGTTCAGGTAAAGCCTGAAGATGTAGTGGAAATAGTAAACGAGCATATCATTAAAGGGCGTAAGGTTATGCGCCTTTTGTATCTCGATCCTACTAGTCAGGATCATATATCGGACTCCAAGCACATGGAGTTCTACAAGAAGCAAATTCGTATTGCACTTCGCAACTGCGGATTTATCAATCCTGAAAATGTTGATGAGTATATTGCTCGCGATGGCTACTTGGCTTTAGGTAAGGCGTTGACTGAAATGAAGCCTCAGGATGTTATCGATGAAATTAAGAAATCAGGTCTTCGTGGTCGTGGAGGCGGTGGTTTTCCAACTGGATTGAAGTGGGATTTTGCCTCCAAGAACAAGGCTGACCAAAAATATGTGGTTTGTAACGCCGATGAGGGTGACCCTGGTGCGTTTATGGACCGTTCGATTCTGGAGGGTGACCCTCACTCCGTAATTGAGGCTATGGCTCTTTGCGGATACTCGATAGGTGCTACTAAGGGCTTGGTTTACATTCGTGCTGAGTATCCATTGGCAATCCATCGTCTTAAGGTTGCTATTGATCAGGCTCGCGAGTACGGCTTGTTGGGCGATGATATTATGGGAACAGGCTTTAGCTTCGATATCGAACTACGTTACGGAGCAGGTGCGTTTGTTTGTGGTGAGGAGACTGCTTTGATTCACTCCATGGAAGGGCTTCGTGGTGAGCCAACCGTTAAGCCTCCATTCCCCGCAGAATCTGGTTATAAGGCAATGCCTACCAACGTAAACAACGTAGAGACTCTTGCTAGCGTTCCTGTAATTCTTCTAAAAGGTGCAGAGTGGTTTGCAAGCATCGGAACCGAGAAGTCTAAGGGAACTAAGGTATTCGCTCTTGCAGGCAAAATCAATAACGTAGGACTTATTGAAGTTCCTATGGGAACCACCCTTCGTGAGGTCATCTTCGAAATTGGAGGTGGTATCAAGAATGGCAAGACGTTTAAGGCTGTTCAAACTGGTGGACCATCAGGTGGTTGCTTGACAGAAAAGCACCTCGATACTCCAATCGACTTTGACAACCTTATTGCTGCTGGCTCTATGATGGGCTCGGGCGGTATGATTGTAATGGATGAAGACGATTGTATGGTTTCTGTGGCTAAGTTTTTTCTTGAATTTACCGTTGAGGAATCGTGCGGAAAGTGCGCTCCTTGCCGCATTGGAAATAAGCGCCTACACGAACTCTTAGATAGAATAACCAAAGGAAATGGTACGCTAGAGGATCTCGATCGTTTACGCAACCTATCTCATGTAATTAAGGACACTGCTCTTTGCGGGCTTGGACAAACTTCGCCAAACCCAGTTCTTTCAACGCTCGACAATTTCTACAACGAATATCTCGATCACGTTAACGAGAAGAAGTGTACAGCAGGACAATGTAAGGCTCTGATGACCTACGTTATCGATCCAGACGCCTGCGTTGGATGTACCGCTTGTGCTCGTAATTGTCCTGTTAATGCAATTGCAGGCGAACGTAAGCAGCCACATGTAATTAATCCTGCTATTTGTATCAAGTGTGGTGCTTGTATAGAGAAATGTAAGTTTAATGCTATCAGCATAAAATAG
- a CDS encoding DRTGG domain-containing protein: MKITEIVEMLNLKVCSGAQGLENEVNGGYASDLLSDVMGNAQTGNIWITLQTHKNIMAVASLKDLSAVVLVKGLEPDADTVAHSNEERIPILSTNSDAFTIIGQLYELLKER, from the coding sequence ATGAAGATAACTGAGATTGTAGAGATGCTTAACCTCAAGGTTTGCTCGGGGGCTCAAGGCCTAGAAAATGAAGTAAACGGTGGCTATGCATCCGATTTGCTGAGCGATGTTATGGGGAATGCACAAACCGGTAATATCTGGATAACGCTCCAAACGCATAAGAATATAATGGCTGTTGCTAGTCTTAAAGATCTTTCGGCAGTTGTTTTGGTAAAAGGGCTAGAGCCCGATGCCGATACTGTTGCGCATAGCAACGAGGAGCGCATTCCTATACTTAGCACCAATTCTGATGCATTTACGATTATTGGACAATTGTATGAGCTGCTGAAGGAAAGATAG
- a CDS encoding (2Fe-2S) ferredoxin domain-containing protein — MTKVKSLADLKQMKANLEAKVNLREKAETVEDHVQVKVAMATCGIASGAKTVMEYLIEEFDKRGISAVVTQTGCMGYCYAEPTIEVKRPGEEPVVFGYVDKKKVDEIIEKYIRNGELVDGIIPVNYQSIK, encoded by the coding sequence ATGACTAAAGTTAAATCATTGGCAGATCTGAAGCAGATGAAAGCCAACCTTGAGGCCAAGGTAAACCTTAGGGAAAAGGCCGAAACGGTAGAAGACCACGTTCAGGTAAAGGTTGCAATGGCAACCTGTGGCATTGCCTCTGGCGCGAAAACCGTTATGGAATACTTAATTGAAGAGTTTGACAAGCGCGGAATCTCGGCGGTAGTCACTCAAACCGGATGTATGGGCTACTGCTATGCTGAACCAACTATCGAGGTAAAGCGTCCCGGCGAAGAGCCCGTTGTATTTGGCTATGTTGATAAGAAAAAGGTTGATGAAATCATCGAGAAGTACATCCGAAATGGAGAACTCGTTGATGGTATTATTCCTGTAAACTATCAGTCTATTAAGTAG
- a CDS encoding endonuclease/exonuclease/phosphatase family protein has protein sequence MRKLLIGLIALLLVYTSTAQEKKFAVYGVAFYNLENLFDTKKDSIINDEEYTSEGANAWDENKYKNKLNNMAYVLNQLGGKYLPQGPAVIGVSEVENRGVLEDLVKTNEFAQRGYGIVHYDSPDFRGIDVALLYNPKLFTVESSKAIPFKVTDNPNFKTRDQLLVTGYLAGEKIHVIVAHWPSRRGGKQSDYRERAAALGKTIIDSLYKVDPNSKVFYMGDLNDDPFDKSVSKVIGAKRNQADVEKGGMFNPFWNILDSGVGSLAYNGSWNLFDQIMVSNNLVGTDRTNLKFWKAEVFNKDFLINQDGQFKGYPKRTFSKGIWLNGYSDHLPTIVYLLKQQ, from the coding sequence ATGAGAAAGCTACTAATAGGCCTTATTGCACTACTGCTGGTCTACACATCAACGGCACAAGAGAAAAAGTTTGCCGTTTACGGAGTTGCCTTTTACAACCTCGAAAACCTTTTCGACACCAAGAAGGATTCAATTATTAACGACGAGGAGTACACCTCGGAAGGAGCTAACGCTTGGGACGAGAACAAGTACAAGAATAAGCTCAACAACATGGCCTACGTCCTCAACCAGCTAGGAGGGAAATACCTACCTCAAGGACCAGCCGTTATAGGTGTTTCCGAAGTCGAGAATAGAGGGGTATTGGAAGACCTAGTTAAAACCAACGAATTCGCCCAACGTGGATACGGGATCGTACACTACGACTCTCCAGACTTCCGAGGTATAGACGTGGCGCTACTCTACAACCCAAAGCTATTCACCGTCGAATCTAGCAAAGCAATCCCCTTTAAGGTTACCGATAACCCTAACTTTAAAACTCGCGACCAGTTGCTGGTAACAGGATACCTTGCCGGAGAAAAGATCCATGTAATCGTAGCCCACTGGCCATCGCGTCGCGGTGGAAAACAAAGCGACTACCGCGAACGTGCAGCCGCCCTCGGCAAAACCATCATCGACTCGCTCTACAAGGTCGATCCTAACTCCAAGGTATTCTACATGGGCGACCTCAACGACGATCCGTTTGATAAGAGCGTATCCAAGGTTATTGGTGCTAAACGAAACCAAGCAGATGTAGAAAAAGGGGGTATGTTCAACCCTTTTTGGAACATTCTCGATAGCGGCGTAGGCTCACTAGCCTACAATGGCTCATGGAATCTATTCGACCAGATAATGGTATCGAACAACCTAGTAGGAACCGACAGAACCAACCTAAAATTCTGGAAAGCAGAAGTCTTTAACAAAGACTTTCTTATCAACCAAGACGGTCAATTCAAAGGATATCCTAAGCGAACCTTTTCGAAGGGTATCTGGTTAAATGGATATAGCGATCACCTTCCAACCATCGTTTACCTACTAAAACAGCAGTAA
- a CDS encoding NADH-dependent [FeFe] hydrogenase, group A6: METIKLTIDNCQIEVEKGTTIYKAAKKIGIDIPVLCYMNLEHLNIENKPAGCRICVVEVEGRKNLAPSCSTECLNGMVVKTNTMRVLNARKTVLELILSDHPKDCLTCPKSGRCDLQDMAVRLGVRQIPGQEFAEMSTYKVDFSPSIIRDMDKCIMCRRCETMCNDFQTVGALGAINRGFMSVVAPAFEQDLQKSPCTYCGQCVAVCPTGALTEVDHTPKVVRELANPKKTVIVQTAPAVRAALGEEFGMEAGTLVTGKLAAALRRLGFDYVFDTDFAADLTIMEEGTELLGRISKFMEGDKNVKLPILTSCCPGWVNFFETNYPDMLNVPSTARSPQQMFGAIAKTYFANKIGVKREDLVVVSIMPCLAKKYECQREEFSVNGNPDVDYALSTRELAHLIKEANINFNDLPDEDFDHPLGESTGAAVIFGATGGVIEAATRTAYEVFTKKTLEKVDFHQLRGMDGIRSATVDFNGTPIRIGIAHGLGNARKLLDRIRSGEEQYHAIEVMACPGGCIGGGGQPLHHGDASVLTARTMAIYREDANKPIRKSHENPYITALYNEFLGHPMSEKAHHLLHTHYFDKSQSEIIITNE; the protein is encoded by the coding sequence ATGGAAACTATTAAGCTAACAATAGATAACTGCCAGATTGAAGTAGAAAAAGGAACTACTATCTACAAGGCTGCAAAGAAAATTGGCATCGATATTCCTGTTCTCTGCTACATGAACTTGGAACATCTGAACATTGAAAATAAGCCAGCAGGCTGCCGTATTTGTGTTGTTGAGGTAGAGGGACGTAAAAACCTTGCTCCTTCGTGCAGCACCGAATGTCTGAACGGTATGGTTGTTAAGACCAATACCATGAGAGTGCTAAACGCTCGCAAAACTGTACTTGAACTCATTCTTTCGGATCACCCAAAGGATTGCCTCACTTGTCCAAAATCAGGAAGGTGCGATCTTCAGGATATGGCTGTCCGCCTAGGCGTTCGTCAAATCCCTGGACAGGAGTTTGCAGAAATGTCGACTTACAAGGTGGACTTCTCTCCATCCATTATTCGCGATATGGATAAGTGCATTATGTGCCGCCGTTGCGAAACCATGTGTAACGATTTCCAAACCGTTGGTGCGCTTGGCGCTATTAACCGTGGATTTATGTCGGTTGTTGCTCCTGCATTTGAGCAGGATCTGCAAAAGTCGCCTTGTACCTATTGCGGACAGTGTGTGGCTGTATGTCCTACCGGTGCACTTACTGAGGTAGATCACACTCCAAAGGTTGTTCGAGAGTTGGCTAACCCTAAGAAAACGGTAATCGTACAAACGGCTCCAGCAGTACGCGCTGCGTTGGGCGAAGAGTTTGGTATGGAGGCTGGAACCCTCGTTACAGGTAAACTAGCGGCTGCGCTTCGTCGCTTAGGTTTTGACTACGTATTTGATACCGACTTTGCTGCCGACCTTACCATTATGGAGGAGGGTACTGAGTTGCTAGGGCGTATTTCTAAGTTCATGGAAGGCGATAAGAATGTTAAGCTTCCTATCCTTACTTCTTGCTGTCCAGGTTGGGTTAATTTCTTCGAAACTAACTATCCCGATATGCTAAATGTACCTTCAACTGCTCGTTCGCCACAGCAGATGTTTGGCGCTATTGCAAAGACATACTTTGCAAATAAAATTGGCGTTAAACGCGAAGATTTAGTTGTAGTATCGATTATGCCTTGCTTGGCTAAGAAGTACGAATGTCAACGCGAAGAATTTTCGGTTAATGGCAATCCTGATGTTGATTATGCTCTTTCTACTCGTGAACTTGCTCACCTGATTAAGGAGGCAAATATCAACTTTAACGATCTACCTGATGAAGATTTCGATCACCCACTTGGCGAATCTACGGGTGCTGCTGTAATCTTCGGAGCAACCGGAGGTGTAATAGAAGCTGCTACTCGTACTGCATACGAAGTGTTTACCAAGAAAACTCTTGAGAAGGTTGATTTCCATCAGCTGCGCGGTATGGATGGTATTCGCTCTGCTACTGTTGACTTTAATGGTACACCTATCAGAATTGGTATTGCTCATGGTTTAGGGAATGCTCGTAAGTTGCTCGATAGGATTCGTAGCGGCGAGGAGCAGTACCACGCCATTGAGGTAATGGCATGTCCAGGTGGATGTATTGGTGGTGGTGGTCAGCCTTTGCACCATGGCGATGCAAGCGTACTAACCGCTCGTACAATGGCTATTTATCGTGAAGATGCCAATAAGCCAATCCGTAAGTCTCACGAGAATCCATATATCACAGCTCTTTATAACGAGTTCTTGGGACATCCAATGAGCGAGAAGGCTCACCACCTGCTCCATACTCACTACTTCGATAAGAGCCAAAGCGAGATTATCATCACAAACGAATAG
- a CDS encoding peroxiredoxin, giving the protein MKVGDKIPEFTLLDQDGKAFSSLSLIGKKNFVLFFYPQDSLPICIREACAFRDAYYDFVENNFEVFGVSSDSREVHKRFKKSYSLPYRLLSDEKAAVRELLQVPSMLFGLLPGRVTFVVDKEGVIRKIFNSAFSASSHVKEAIATIRG; this is encoded by the coding sequence ATGAAGGTAGGTGATAAAATACCAGAATTTACGCTCCTTGATCAGGACGGAAAGGCGTTTTCGTCTCTTTCTCTTATTGGAAAGAAAAATTTTGTGCTCTTTTTCTACCCTCAGGATAGTCTTCCCATATGTATACGCGAGGCCTGTGCCTTTCGAGATGCTTACTATGATTTTGTTGAAAACAACTTTGAGGTATTTGGCGTAAGCTCTGATAGTAGAGAGGTGCATAAGAGGTTTAAGAAGTCGTACAGCTTGCCATATAGGTTGTTATCTGATGAAAAGGCGGCCGTAAGGGAGCTGCTACAGGTTCCTTCAATGCTGTTTGGATTACTTCCAGGGCGGGTAACTTTTGTTGTAGACAAAGAGGGTGTAATAAGGAAAATTTTTAACTCTGCATTCTCTGCAAGTAGCCATGTTAAAGAGGCCATTGCAACAATTCGGGGATGA
- a CDS encoding PHP domain-containing protein, translating to MVEYKGDLHIHTVISPCGDLEMSPTNIVAKAKEVGLNIIGIADHNCTKHAPLIRKLAHKEGIFVLMGAEVTSREEAHCLAFFPDEERLALFQEYVEERLPHIPLIPEIFGYQVVVDEQEEIQEELPYLLISGIDASIDDIEQEVHNLGGLFIPAHVNRSKFSVISQLGFIPPDLKYDALEISRHTTPSEFYAQQPFLRGNTLIQSSDSHYIDEIGAVSTYFIVEDLTFEEILQALHNENGRHVFIP from the coding sequence ATGGTCGAGTATAAAGGAGATTTGCATATTCATACCGTGATATCGCCCTGTGGCGATTTGGAGATGAGCCCAACAAACATCGTTGCAAAAGCGAAAGAGGTCGGGCTCAACATCATTGGTATTGCCGATCATAACTGTACAAAGCATGCTCCTCTTATACGTAAGCTGGCCCATAAAGAAGGAATTTTTGTACTAATGGGAGCCGAGGTAACTTCGAGAGAAGAGGCTCATTGTCTTGCTTTTTTTCCTGACGAAGAAAGGCTTGCTCTATTTCAGGAATACGTTGAAGAACGTTTACCCCATATTCCGCTTATACCTGAAATATTTGGCTATCAGGTAGTGGTCGACGAGCAGGAGGAAATTCAGGAAGAACTTCCATACCTATTAATATCGGGAATAGATGCTTCTATTGATGATATAGAGCAAGAGGTGCATAACTTAGGAGGATTGTTTATTCCTGCTCACGTAAATAGAAGCAAGTTTAGCGTAATATCTCAGCTTGGATTTATTCCGCCCGATTTAAAGTATGACGCCCTAGAAATATCAAGGCATACCACACCTTCAGAATTTTATGCGCAGCAACCGTTTCTTAGGGGCAATACGCTAATTCAAAGTTCCGACTCCCACTATATTGATGAAATAGGTGCGGTATCAACCTACTTTATAGTAGAGGATTTGACGTTCGAAGAGATTCTGCAGGCTCTACATAATGAAAATGGACGTCATGTATTCATTCCATAA
- a CDS encoding ATP-binding protein, producing MKDLSLHILDIAQNSTRAQATLVEILIEEDHLKNLISITIKDNGCGMSPSMVKQVEDPFVTSRTTRKVGLGIPLFKQSAVQGGGDLRIVSEVGVGTTIVATFKMDNIDTPPWGDLPGVISMLSSGNPSVDFIYTHISNGEDYTFSTIDVKEILGDTPINEPSIANFLKAMIAENLHEIRG from the coding sequence ATGAAAGACTTATCGCTTCATATTTTAGATATAGCCCAAAATTCAACTCGGGCACAGGCTACATTGGTTGAAATACTTATAGAAGAGGATCATTTAAAGAATCTCATCTCAATCACTATTAAAGATAATGGTTGTGGTATGTCTCCAAGTATGGTTAAGCAGGTTGAAGATCCATTTGTAACTTCTCGAACAACCCGAAAGGTTGGCTTAGGAATACCTCTTTTTAAGCAGAGCGCAGTTCAAGGAGGGGGAGATCTTCGTATAGTCTCGGAGGTTGGCGTTGGTACTACGATTGTAGCAACATTTAAGATGGACAATATTGACACTCCGCCTTGGGGCGACTTGCCAGGGGTTATTTCTATGCTATCGTCTGGGAATCCTAGTGTCGATTTTATTTACACCCATATTTCTAATGGGGAAGATTACACTTTTAGCACCATAGATGTGAAAGAGATTTTGGGTGATACTCCAATTAATGAGCCATCAATTGCAAATTTTTTAAAGGCGATGATTGCAGAAAACCTGCATGAAATTCGGGGATAG
- a CDS encoding SagB/ThcOx family dehydrogenase, whose amino-acid sequence MKQIFKALVIVGLVSFCSTASAQQGNISLPQPTTSGGMPLMDALKNRETTRSFKQDELPLQVLSNLLWAANGINRPNGKHTAPSSMNYQEIDIFVALKSGIYKYDIKGNNLTLVVQGDHRLETGKQSFVGEAPVNLIYVADFSRVPKGGTPEQINASYANCGFIAQNVYLFCASENLGCVVRGYFDSKVLSNVMNLQQQQKVILTQTVGYKK is encoded by the coding sequence ATGAAGCAGATCTTTAAAGCACTTGTTATTGTAGGATTAGTATCATTCTGCAGTACAGCATCAGCACAACAAGGGAATATTAGCCTACCGCAACCCACAACAAGCGGAGGTATGCCCCTAATGGACGCTTTAAAGAATAGGGAAACTACTCGAAGCTTTAAGCAAGATGAGCTACCGTTGCAAGTGCTTTCAAACTTACTGTGGGCAGCCAACGGTATTAACCGTCCAAACGGCAAGCATACAGCGCCAAGCTCTATGAACTATCAGGAAATAGACATTTTTGTTGCTCTAAAAAGCGGAATATACAAGTACGACATCAAAGGTAACAATCTTACCCTGGTTGTTCAGGGCGACCACAGATTAGAAACCGGGAAGCAAAGCTTTGTTGGCGAAGCACCTGTCAACCTAATTTACGTTGCCGACTTTTCTAGAGTTCCCAAAGGCGGAACACCAGAGCAGATAAACGCATCGTATGCCAACTGCGGATTTATTGCGCAGAACGTTTACCTATTCTGTGCTTCCGAGAATCTTGGCTGTGTAGTTCGGGGCTACTTCGATTCTAAAGTCCTTTCTAATGTAATGAATTTGCAGCAACAGCAAAAAGTAATCCTTACCCAAACGGTAGGATACAAAAAATAG
- the nuoE gene encoding NADH-quinone oxidoreductase subunit NuoE, whose translation MSHIKLELKQSQLDKIKSICKNFRNDEGELINVLHKCQEEFGYLPAEVQEVIATELNISVAKVYGVVTFYSFFNMIPKGKYPISICTGTACYVRGAEKVLDEFKRALNIPVGETTPDGKFSLSCLRCVGACGLAPVVTIGEKVYGRVSPEGVREILAEYENR comes from the coding sequence ATGTCACATATAAAGTTAGAGCTTAAGCAAAGCCAACTCGATAAGATTAAGTCAATTTGTAAGAACTTTCGTAACGATGAAGGCGAATTAATCAACGTTCTTCATAAATGCCAAGAAGAATTTGGATATCTGCCTGCCGAAGTTCAGGAGGTAATTGCTACTGAGCTTAACATCTCGGTTGCAAAAGTATACGGAGTGGTTACCTTCTACTCGTTCTTCAATATGATTCCAAAGGGGAAGTACCCAATCTCAATTTGTACCGGTACTGCTTGCTACGTACGTGGAGCAGAGAAGGTGCTAGATGAATTTAAGCGTGCTCTTAATATTCCGGTAGGAGAAACTACCCCCGATGGTAAGTTTTCACTAAGCTGCCTTCGTTGCGTTGGTGCATGTGGTTTAGCACCTGTTGTAACAATTGGAGAGAAGGTATATGGTCGTGTTTCGCCCGAGGGTGTTCGCGAAATCCTTGCAGAGTACGAAAACCGATAG